CTGCTAACTTTTTCCTATCCTCGCCCTTGGCCAAGGCAAATTCAAGATTTTCAAGTACGGTCATATTTGGAAATAGGGCATAATCTTGAAAAACAAAGCCTATGTTTCTTTTCTGCGGTGGTAGATAGATTTTTTTATCGGAATCGAACCATGTTTTTCCGTTTACAATAATTTTACCACGATCGGGCCTCATTAATCCCGATAATAATCGCAGTGTAGAGGTTTTCCCAGCGCCCGATTCTCCGTACAACGTAATTAATTTCCCCTTCTCTAGGGTGAGATTGAGTCCAAGGTGCATTTCCCCATCGGCAGCCAGTAATTTTTTGTCAATATCCAATACGATCATCTCCCTAGCTTTTTCAGGTGTTTTCCATTAACCAGATAAACCGCCAGCAATATAAAGAAGGTTATCGCAAACAGAATCATGGAATAAAAATTGGCCGCCCCATAATTCAATGCTTCTACTTCGTCATAAATTGCAATGGAAGCCACTTTTGTCCTTCCGGGAATATTACCCCCGATCATGAGCACAACGCCAAACTCTCCAACTGTATGGGCAAAAGAAAGTATGATGCCCGTTAATAACGAGGGTTTAATATTTGGGAGTTGAACTCTGAACAACGTTGTTAATTTTGATTTTCCCATTACATAAGCCGCTTCTTTAATTGAGACTGGGAGACTGGCCAGGCCAGATTGAACAGGGTGCACCATAAAGGGTAAGCTGTACAGTATTGAAGCAATGACAAGTCCTGGAAATGAAAAAACCAGTTTAATTCCCAACCATTCATTGATCCATTCGCCAAAAGCGTTATTTGGACTAAAGGCCATTAAAAAATAAAACCCCAAAACGGTTGGCGGTAGTACAAGTGGCATACTTACCAAAGTCTCTATAATAGGTTTGACCTTTGATTTG
The nucleotide sequence above comes from Flagellimonas sp. HMM57. Encoded proteins:
- the modB gene encoding molybdate ABC transporter permease subunit, translating into MDWSPLILTFELAAVTTIVLLVISVPLSAWLANSKSKVKPIIETLVSMPLVLPPTVLGFYFLMAFSPNNAFGEWINEWLGIKLVFSFPGLVIASILYSLPFMVHPVQSGLASLPVSIKEAAYVMGKSKLTTLFRVQLPNIKPSLLTGIILSFAHTVGEFGVVLMIGGNIPGRTKVASIAIYDEVEALNYGAANFYSMILFAITFFILLAVYLVNGKHLKKLGR